In the genome of Anabaena cylindrica PCC 7122, the window TGCTCACACACCTAGTTTCGTTGGTTCCCACATCACTGGTTACGACAACATGATGAAGGGAATTCTTTCTACCTTGACCGAAGGTAAGAAGAAAGCCAAGAGCAATGGTAAAATCAACTTTATCCCAGGTTTTGACACCTACGTAGAAAACAACCGCGAAATCAAGCGGATGGCTAACTTGATGGGTATTGACTACACTGTTTTATCTGATAACAGTGACTATGTTGATTCACCCAACACTGGTGAATTCGATATGTACCCAGGTGGTACTAAGCTGGAAGATGCAGCAGATTCTATCAACGCCAAGGCTACTGTTGCTCTGCAGGCTTACTCTACCACTAAAACCCGTGAGTACATTGCTAAGGAATGGAAGCAAGACGTTTGTGTTTCTCGTCCTTGGGGTATCAAGGGAACTGATGAGTTCTTGATGAAACTCAGCGAATTGACTGGCAAGGCTATTCCTGAAGAGTTGGAAATTGAACGTGGTCGTGCTGTTGACGCAATGACCGATTCCCACTCTTGGTTGCATGGTAAGCGCTTCGCTATCTACGGTGATCCTGACTTAGTTTACAGCGTAGTTGGTTTCATGTTGGAAATGGGTGCTGAACCTGTACATATCTTGGTTCACAACACCAACGAAGTATTTGAGAAAGAACTGCAAGCATTGTTAGATTCTAGCGTCTTCGGTAAGGGTGCTAAAATCTGGGGTGGTAAGGACTTGTGGCACATGAGATCACTCTTGTTCACAGAACCCGTAGATTTGTTAATTGGTAATTCCTACGGTAAGTACCTGTGGCGTGATTGTAAGGTTCCCTTGGTAAGAATTGGTTATCCTATTATGGATCGTCACCACTACCACCGTTACGCTACTGTTGGTTATAAAGGTATTATCAACCTCCTCAACTGGATTGTTAACACAATCTTTGAAGATATCGACCAACATACCAATATTCCTTCTAAGACAGATATTTCCTACGACTTGATTCGTTAGAAATGTCCTTGGGGATGAGGTTTCCCCCACCCCTGCAAAGAATTGTAGTATTACTCACTTGTCAATTAAGGGTCAGGAAAAGACAAATAAATTCAAATATCAAAATTCAAAGTTATGAGTTTTGCAAATTGAATTAATTCCAACTTTTCCTTTTCCCTTTTCTTTTTTTCATTGCATTTACCTTCATTATGTATTATGGAAACAACTCACTCTCACACTCATCCACATCCTCAGCCTAATTACCATCCACCTAATTCTAAAGATTCTGGTTCTTTTGATATTCTCAAGCCCTTGCGAAGATGGGTGGATGGAATTGAAGTAAAAAATGTTCGTCTTGCTCATGTATTTTGTCAGGTAATTCCCTGCTGTTGTCCTTTTGAGCGAGATGTTAATTTATTTGGGTGGATTTTACATATTCCGCCATTGTGCAAACTCAATCCGTTATATGATGAGTTTGTTTATTTAAGATTTCGGGCTTTATCTTACCTTGCTGATGTTTGTGGGGAAGATGTCACAAGGTACATTTGCTAGTACTGGTTACTTATTTCATCTAAGAGAAACTTCACGCAGAGGCGCAGAGGTGCAAAGAGAAATATGGAGTTTTTGTACTTACAGCAATTTTCATGAAAATGCGCCACATCTTAATGAATATTTCGCACCAAGGCAGAAATAAATTAATTTAGAGTGTAGTTTAAATACATGAAATGCTGTAAGTTCAGCAATGCCAATAATGATATAGGAAATTGTACTTCATGATTTCTTGTGAATTTAAGTTTATATGTTTATTGGCAATATTCAATGCCAGAAAAATTCAGCGACAGCTAAATAGATATCTTTTCTGAAACTTTATCTGTGTAAATATTGTGTGAAGAGGAATTTTGCGGGAAGTCTATTCAGGTTTGCTCACATTTCAATTAACAACTTCCATCCAACGCGAGACGAGAGATGAAAATTACCCAAGGCAAAATTAACGA includes:
- the nifK gene encoding nitrogenase molybdenum-iron protein subunit beta, giving the protein MPQNPENIKDHVELFHQPEYQQLFENKRQFENGHDPAEVTRVAEWTKSWEYREKNFERTALTVNPAKGCQPLGAMFAAVGFEGTLPFVQGSQGCVAYFRTHLTRHYKEPFSGVSSSMTEDAAVFGGLQNMIDGLANSYSLYKPKMIAVCTTCMAEVIGDDLQSFIGNAKEAGSVPQDFPVPFAHTPSFVGSHITGYDNMMKGILSTLTEGKKKAKSNGKINFIPGFDTYVENNREIKRMANLMGIDYTVLSDNSDYVDSPNTGEFDMYPGGTKLEDAADSINAKATVALQAYSTTKTREYIAKEWKQDVCVSRPWGIKGTDEFLMKLSELTGKAIPEELEIERGRAVDAMTDSHSWLHGKRFAIYGDPDLVYSVVGFMLEMGAEPVHILVHNTNEVFEKELQALLDSSVFGKGAKIWGGKDLWHMRSLLFTEPVDLLIGNSYGKYLWRDCKVPLVRIGYPIMDRHHYHRYATVGYKGIINLLNWIVNTIFEDIDQHTNIPSKTDISYDLIR
- a CDS encoding Mo-dependent nitrogenase C-terminal domain-containing protein → METTHSHTHPHPQPNYHPPNSKDSGSFDILKPLRRWVDGIEVKNVRLAHVFCQVIPCCCPFERDVNLFGWILHIPPLCKLNPLYDEFVYLRFRALSYLADVCGEDVTRYIC